DNA from Candidatus Baltobacteraceae bacterium:
CGATCTACGGACCGAAGACGGCGGCGACCAGTTGATCTTCAGGCTGCGCGGCAGTCTCGACTTGGCGACGTCGCCGACGGTGCGCGCGGCGCTCATGGATGCGACGGAGAAGGGCAAACGCCACATCGTCGTCGACCTCACGCAACTGGAGTTCCTCGACTCGACCGGGCTCGGAGCGTTGATCGGCGCGCATCGTCGCGCGAGCGAACACGACGGTTCCCTGCGGCTGATCGTTAGCGATGGACCGATTGCTCGCTTGCTCAACATTACGGGACTGATCCGCGTGCTGTCGGTCTATCACACGCTCGAAGACGCCAAGAACGATCAATCCCGCGTCGTCGCGACGATCTAGTCGCCGTACGCTTCGTCGAGAAGCTCGACCACGTGTGCGACGCGCACTTTAGCGCCGGCATCCCGTAACCCCGCCGATACCTGAAGCGCGCAGCCCGGATTTGCCGTGGCGACGACCGTTGCGCCGGTGCGCGTGACGTTCTCGATCTTACGATCGCGTAACCGCCGGGACATCGCCGGCTGCGTGAGATTATAGATTCCCGCGCTGCCGCAGCAGACCGCGCTTTCCGCCATTTCCACCAAACGCAGGCCGGGGATCTTCGCGAGCAGCCGTCGCGGCGCCGCGGTAACGCGCTGTGCGTGCGCCAGATGACACGGCTCTTGGTAGGTGACCTCGGCGAGGTTGCCTCGTAGCGGCGGCGTGAGGTCCATCGCATCGAGCACTTCGGTAACGTCGCGCACGCGCTGCGAGAAACGTCGAGCGCGTTGCGCCCACTCCGGATCGCCGGCGAAAAGCTCGCCGTACTCTTTGAGCGCGCTGCCGCAGCCCGCCGCGTTGACGACGTAGACGTCGGCGCCGCTGCGTTCGAACGCCGCGATGTTGCGCTTGGCGAGCTCGCGTCCGAGCGGCATCTCGCCGGCGTGAACGGCGATCGCGCCGCAACATCCCTGATCCGACGGAACGGTCACGGACATTTTCGCACGCACCAGAAGTCGAACCGAGGCCTCGTGCACGCGGGCGAACGCGACTTGCGCGATGCATCCCGCGTGCAAAAACGCAACGCCTTCCGGAGTCTTGGCTTCGTAGCGTTGATTGCTCGGAACGAAGTAGCGGTCCTCGATGCGCGGCGCGAGTTTCGCGGCGTCGCCAAGTCCGAAGAGTCCCGCCAGCCCGGTCAAATGCGTGCGCTGCGCAAAGCGCAGCAGCGACGCAGCCCCGCGCAAGACGTCGAGCCGTCGAAAGAGCGTATTGAGCAGCAGCGCGCGCATCCGGCGCGTGCGAGCCGGCAGCTGGGGTTCGCGCGCCTTTTGGATTTGCGTGCGCGCCGTTTCCACGAGCTGCCCGTAGCGTACGCCGGAGGGACAGACCGCTTCGCAGGCGCGGCAATCCAAGCACTGCTCCATTTGCTCGACGAAGCCGGGGCTGAGCAGATCGATGCGGCCCTCGGCGACGCTTTTGATCAAACTAATGCGGCCGCGCGGTCCCGACGTCTCGACGTAGGTTTCGAGATACGTCGGACAGGTCGGCAAACAGAAGCCGCAGCGAATGCATTGGTTGAAGATCGATGCGTCCGGCTGGTCTTCGCCGCTGAATCCGCGAGCCGCGATCACACCGGTGCCGCTTTGCGCGCGACGCCTTCCTCGACGGCCGCGGCGGCGACCGCTTTGCCCACGGCGTCGCACACGCGCGGATCGAAGATGCTCGGAATGATGTACTCGGCGCACCGCTCTTCGTCGCCGACCGTACCCGCGATGGCAAACGCGGCGGCGCGCTTCATCCGCTCGGTAATGCGACGGGCGCGAACGTCGAGCGCGCCGCGGAAGATGCCGGGGAACGCGAGCAGATTGTTGACTTGATTGGGAAAGTCCGATCGTCCGGTGGCAACGACCGCAGCGTAGGGTGCGACCAAATCCGGCATGATCTCCGGAATGGGATTGGCCATGGCAAAGATGATTGGATCCCGCGCCATGCGCGCGACGTCTTCGGGCTGCAGAATCCCCGGTGCGGAAACGCCGATGAACACGTCGACGCCGGGCAGCACGTCGCGCAGCGAACCGCGGCGATTTTCGCGATTGCAATGCTCGACGAGCCACTGCTTGTAGGGACTATCGTAGCGGCCTTCGCGCGTCAGCGCGCCGCTGCGATCGACCGGCACGACGTCGCGAACGCCTGCGTCGAGCAGCATCTTGATCGTCGCCGTTCCGGCCGCACCGCTGCCCGAGATGACCACCTGCAGCTCTTCGAGCGGTTTTCCGACGACCTTGGCGGCGTTGATCAGCGCAGCGAGAATGACGACGGCCGTCCCGTGCTGGTCGTCGTGCATCACGGGAATGTCGAGCGCCTCGATCAGGCGCTCTTCGATTTCGAAGCAGCGTGGGGCGCTGATGTCTTCCAGATTGATGCCGCCGAAGACGGGGGCGATGCGCACGACGGTCTCGACGATTTCGTCGACGTCCTTGGTGTCTAGGCAGATCGGAAACGCATCGATGTCGCCGAACTGGCGAAAGAGCATCGCTTTGCCTTCCATGACCGGAAGCGCGCCGAGCGGGCCGATGTCGCCCAAGCCGAGCACGGCGCTGCCGTCGGTGACGACGGCGACCGTGTTGCGCTTGATGGTCAACTGGAAGGCTTTACCGGGATCCGCTGCGATCGCCATCGAGACGCGCGCGACGCCCGGCGTGTAGACGGTCGAGAGATCTTGCCGGTTCTTCACCGGAATCTTCGGTGCGACGCGAATCTTCCCGCCGAGGTGCGCGAGAAACGTTGCGTCCGACGCGCTGACGATGCGCGCGCCGTCGAGCGCCTCGATCGCCGCGCGAACGGCGTCGGCGACCACATCGGAGGGAACGCTGATCGTGACGTCGCGCACGACGCGCTCTTTCGTCGCGGTGTGCATGTCGAGCGCGCTGATCGTTCCTCCGGCGTCGTGAATCGCGTTGGTGAGAACGCCGAAGCTGCCGGGATTGTTGGCCATCTCGATACGCATGATGAGCGAGAAACTGATCGGCGAGTGCGGCACTGAGGTGTACTCCCTATACTGCCCGGATTGGCCGGTAATGCGGTTCCCACATGGCGTTGCGAACAGCCGCTTCAACGTCCTGCGGATTGGCACGAGCGAGCCCCTCGCGCAGCGCTTGCTCCGCTACGGCAATCGCGACGCGAACGGAAACCTCGCGAACGTCGGAGATCGGCGGCAGAATCGACGCGCCGAGGTCCCACGGATTGACCATATCCGCGATGGCCTGCGCGGCGGCCATGAACATGCCGTCGCTGATGAGGCGGGCGCGTACGGCGATCGTCCCCAGACCCAGCCCGGGGAAGAGCATTGCGTTGTTGGATTGCGCGATCGCGTAGGTCACGCCGTTGTAAATGACGGGCGCGAACGGGCTGCCGGTGGCGATGAGCGCCTTGCCCTCGGTCCACGCGATAACGTCGGCCGGCTGCGCTTCGGCCAGCGCCGTCGGATTCGACAGCGGAAGAATCACGGGACGCGGCGCGTGTTTGGCCATCTCGCGAATCACGGATTCGGTAAACGCGCCCGTCACGCCGGACGATCCGATGAGAATCGTCGGCTTGACTTGGCGGACGACCTCGTCCAGCGCGATGCCGCGATCGCCGTCGCGCTGCCAGTGACCGCAGTCGCTTGCCGGGCGAGCATAGGGCCGCTGGAAATCGTGCACGCCGTTCATCGATTCGACGAGCAAACCGTTGCGATCGACGCACCAGAAGCGGCGCGCGGCTTCGTGCGGCGAGAGTCCGTCGCTCGTCATCGCGTTGACCAGCAAGTCGGCGATGCCGCATCCGGCCGTGCCCGCGCCGAAGACGACGAACGTCTGGTCGCGCAACCGTCCGCGCGTGACTTTCAACGCGCTCGTCACCGCGGCGAGCACCGTGCCCGCCGTGCCTTGAATGTCGTCGTTGAACGTGCAGATCGACGACCGGTAGCGGTCGAGAATCCACCGAGCGTTGGCGGCGCCGAGATCTTCCCAATGCAGCAGCGCGTTGGGATATAAACGCAGAACCGTCGAGATGTACTTGTCGATGAACGCGCGGTAGGCGTCGCCCCGCACGCGAGGATGACGGTAACCGAGATAGAGCGGATCGTCGAGCAGCGATTGACGATCGGTACCGACGTCGAGTACCACCGGGATCGCGCTCTGCGGATCGATTCCGCCCGCGGCGGTGTAGACGGACAGCTTGCCGACGCAGATGTCGATGCCGCCGACTCCCCAATCGCCGATCCCTAAAATCGCTTCCGCATCGGTTGCCACGACGAGATCGATCGTCGCCTCGCCGCCTGGGTCGGCGTTGTGAAACGCCTGCTCGATCTCTTCCTGACGGTCGATCGAGAGAAAAATGCCGTGCGGCCGGCGGAACTGGCGGCTGTACTGCTGGATCGCCAGTCCAACCGTCGGCGTATAAATGACCGGCAGCATTTCCGTCATGTGCGACGCGACGATATGAAAGAAGAGCGTCTCGTTGCGATCGCGGACGCCGGTAAGGAAACGGTACCGCCCGAGGTCGTCGAGTTTTTCGAGAATTTCGTACGCCCGCGCCGCCTGTTGCTCGATGGAGAGAATTGCCGGCGGCAGAAGACCCACCAAGCCGAGCGCCTGGCGCTCGTCCTCGGGGAAGGCCGTTCCCTTGTTGATCTCCGGCGTGCGCAACACGTCGAATCCGCGAGCGGAGACTTCGAACGAGCCGTCGTCCGCGACGTGGAAAAACTTGGTGTGGCGACGAGCCAGATCCATAGCTATCGCAGCTTTCGGCGACGCTCAGACGTTTCCGGTAGACTAGCAGGCGGGCATGGACGTACGTTCTCAGGCGCGAACATGCACCCTTTGCACTTCCAGGAGGTCCCTCCTTGGCTCCCGTAGCGACCGCGTACCAACTGACGACCGAAGAGAAACTCAAGCATTTCATCGTCGAAGTGCTCGAGCGCTCCGGCGTCGCCCGAGCCCACGCCGAAGTGGTGGCCGACGTTTTATCCGCTGCCGACTTGCGCGGAATCGAATCGCACGGCGTTGCGCGCTTGGAATCGTATTACGTGGGGCGCATCCGCAGCGGCAATCTCAAGCCGCGCCCGAACTACACGATCGTTCGGGAATCGCCGACGTCGATCGTCTACGATGCCGACAACGGCCTGGGACATCCGGTTGCGAAGATGGCGATGGAAGCCGTGATCGCCAAAGCTCGCGAGTTCGGCGCGGCGTTCGGTGCGGTCCGCAACTCCAATCATTACGGCATCGCCGGCTACTACGCGATGATGGCGCTCGAACACGACATGATCGGCATGTCGTCGACGAACTCCGTGAAGTACGCGGCTGCAACGTTCGGTCGCGAGGTTGTTTTGGGAACCAATCCGTTTGCGTTCGCGATCCCGGCCGGCAATGAGCCGGCTTTCGTTTTGGATTTCGCGACGACGACGGTACCCAAAGGCAAGCTCGAAGTCATGAAGCGCAAGCAGAAGAAGCTCGAGCCCGGCTGGGCGATCGATGCCGACGGCAACATGACCTACGATCCCGACGAAGCGCTGCGCGGCGCGCTGCTGCCATTGGGCGGTTTCGGCACCGAGGGTGGCGGTCACAAGGGTTTTGGCATGGGACTGCTCGCCGACATTCTCTGCGGTGTGCTCTCGGGCGGATGCTTCGGGCCGACCTTGCCGTTTGCCCACGAAACGCAGGAAGGCGCGATCTCGCACTGGTTCGGCGCGTTTCGCGTCGACGGGTTCCGCGACGTCGACGAGTTCAAGGCCGATATGGACGCCGAGCTGCGCTATTTTAAGGAAAGCTCGGCCGCACGCGGCGCCCAACGCATCATGGTTGCCGGCGAACCGGAGATCCTCAAGGCCGCCTATCACCGCCAGTACGGCGTCCCGGTGCACGCCAAAGTCTGGGACGGCCTGCAGCGCCTTGCGAGCGAGCTGGACATCCCGTTCGATATTGGGCGCTAGCGTCTAAACGGCTTTTATCGCGGCTTCCGCGGGGATGAGCCCCAGCTCGATGCACGCCTCGCGCTCTTTGCGCAGCTCGTCGAGCGTGCCCGCAATCATCTTGCGGGCGTGCTCGTTAATCTCGAGACCTTCGACGATCTTCGATACGCCGTTTTCGGTCCGCGACGGAAACGAGAAGATCAGTCCCGGATCGATGCCGTACTCGCCGGTCGAGCAGCGGCCGACCGAGTAGTACTCGTTGGGCGGCGTGTCGTGCGTCAGCCGGTAAACGCCGGTGACGGTCGCGTGAGCGGCCGATGCCGCCGACGATGCGAGCCGCGCTTGGATCACTTGCGTGCCGCGATTTTGCACCGTCGAAATGAACTTGCCGTGCAGCCACTCGTCGTCGTTGATGACTTCGCGCGCCGGCCGGCCGCCGATCTTTGCGTGGTGAAAATCGGGGAACTGCGTCGCGGAATGATTGCCCCAGACGACCACCTGCGAGACTTCGCTGACGTCGACGCCGGCTTTCTTCGCCAGTTGCGTACGCGCGCGCAGCTCGTCGAGCGTGGTCATCGCAAAGAAACGATCTTTGGGAACGCTCGGCGCGTTGTTCATCGCGATCAAACAGTTGGTGTTCGCCGGATTGCCGACCACGAACACGCGCACGTCGTCGGCGGCGTTGGCTTCGATCGCACGCCCTTGCTCGGTGAAGATCTTGCCGTTGATGCGCAGCAGATCGGAGCGCTGCATGTCGCCTTTACGGGGAACCGCGCCGACGAGAATCGCCCAATCGACGTCGCGCATCATCGCCTCGGGGTTGGAGCCGTATTGGACGTTCTTGAGCAGCGGAAACGCACCGTCTTCGAGCTCCATGAGCGTACCGCGCAGCGTTCCGAGCGCCTGTTCGATCTCGAGCAGGTGCAGCTCGAGCTCCGTTTGCGGACCGAACATTTCGCCGTTGGCAACCCGGAATATCAGTTGATATCCGATCTGCCCGGCGGCTCCGGTGACCGCCACCTTGATGCGTTTTTTCACACGACCTCCCACGAAGCGCCCCACTTGGTGGGGTTGTGTTAATCCTCACCGGGGGTTCACCCGAGGCCCAGGAATTCCGTCCGGGCCACCCGATAACCCCTGTATGAGCGGTCATCAGGGCGGGCCGGAACTCGACCTCGTCCATGTCAGCGTCGCGTCGGCCGTGGGTGCGTACACGGTGGGAAACTCGTCGTTTTTCCGCTACATCGTGCGCGTGGCCGAGCTGGGGCTGCCGCTTTCGCGGGCGGATCAGGAAGCGGCCGACATCTTGGCCGCTATTCCTCACGCGTTCGACGCCGAAGAAGAAGTGGCGATGCAGTCGGGCCGCGGCTGGCGCGTCGTTCCGGCGCGCGGCGACCTCGATTGGCCGGTCTTGGAGGCGACGCCCGAACGCCTGCACAGCGCTTTCGAGCGCGCACGACACCTTCTGTGGACGCACGCCGCACAGTTTCGCGTGAGCGCCGGCGAGATAACCGCCATCGAAGACGAACTCGATGCGGTCTACGGCGTGCTGATGCGAGCGCAGGCCGCGGGCCTCGCAGTCAACGTCTCCTACGTCGCCTAGTTGATCGTCGCTACGCTGCCGCTGCGCGGCGCCGGCGGCGAACCGATTTCCTTCGCGCGCACCATTTACTCGCACGGCTGCGCCGAACTGCCTCCGGCCTCGATCCAAACCGAACCGCTGCGCTATCGCCGCACCTTGCGCGTGGACGGGCGTATTCTCGAGATCGTTCTTCGGGAACGTGAAGGCGACGTCGTCGTGGAGAGCGACGCGCGTTTAGGGCGCCGCGCCGCCGCAGAAGTCGAACGAGTCGTCGCGCGCATGTTTCGGCTGGACGACGATCTCTCGGCATTTTACGCACTGGTGGCCGGCGACGAACGATTACAGTGGGCCGCAAGCGGTGCCGGACGAATGTTGGCCAGCCCGACCGTCTTCGAAGACGTCGTGAAAACGATCTGCACGACCAACTGCACGTGGTCGGCAACGATCCGCATGACGCGCGCCCTTGCCGAGTTGGGGGAAGGCGCGTTTCCGGAGCCGGCGCTGCTCGCGCGCACGCAGAGCCGCTGGTACACGAACGTTGCGAAGATGGGATATCGCGGACCCTACGTCAAGCAGATCGCGGCCGACGTCGCGGGCGGACGTCTCGATCTCGAAGGCCTGGTCGCTCGCGGTGCCCATTCCGACGACGACGTCGAAGCGGCGCTCCTGGAGCTGCCGGGGATTGGGCCGTACGCCGCCGCGCACGTCATGCAGATCGTGGGACGGCACCGAAATCTGGTCCTCGATTCGTGGACGCGTCCGACCTATGTGCGGCTGGCACAACGGCGCAGTGCGTCGGACACAACGATTCGTCGCGCGTTCGCGCGGTACGGCGATTACGCCGGTCTGGCGTTCTGGCTCTTCCTCACGCGCGGTTGGGTCGAAGGGCCTCAATAGTCTTAAGTTGTCTTAAAGGGCGGGGCAGCCTGTCTGGCGATAACTCCTCTGGAAGAGAAGGAGAACCCGGAAAGATGCGATTTTTGAAATCGATCCCCGCGTTGCTTTTGGCCGTCTCGCTATTGCCTTTGCAGACGAACGCCGGTACGACCGGCGGCATCGTCGGTCGCGTCGTCGATTCGGCGACGCAGGCACCCCTGGCAGGCGTCACCGTGATCGCCAACGCGCCGACGCAAACGGCGACGTCGGTAACGGACGCGAGCGGCACGTACCGGTTTCTCTCGCTCGGACCCGACGCGTACACGCTGACGTTTAGTAAGGACGGGTACGATCCGGTGTCGCAGCCGGGTCTGTCGGTGTTTGCCGACCAGGTCCAAACCGTCAATATCACGTTGGTGAAAACCCTCAAAACGATCGCGCGCGTCACGTCGCAAGCCGCCGCGAATCTCGTGAAGTCGGGTCAAGTCAGCGACGTGTACTCGGTCAACGCCGCCGGTCAAGCCGCGGCGCAGGGCCTCACCGGCTCGGGCAGTTTAAACAACGCTTACGGTGCGATCGCATCGGTACCCGGCGTGTACTTGAGCCAAGGCGAGTCGGGCTGGTGGCAAGAGCTGCACATTCGCGGCGGCGACATCGATCAAGTCGGATTCGAACTCGACGGTATTCCGGTCAACCGCGTGTACGACAACGCACCCGAAACGATGCTATCGAGCCTGGGCAGCCAAGAAGTGCAAGTCTACACCGGCGGCGTTCCCGCCGGCTCCGACGCGCAGGGCATTTCGGGTTACGTCAATCAAGTCCTTAAGACCGGAACGTATCCGGGATATGCGACCGCTATGCTCAGTGCGGGCTATCCGGCGTTCTACCATCAAGCGTCGGTTGAGGTCGGCGGCTCGACGCCCGATCGCAATTTCAGCTATTACGCCGGTTTCGGCGGAAGCAACCAAAGCTTCAACTACATCGACGACAACAACGGCGCGAGCATCCCAAATACGTTTTTCTATCCCGTCAGCTTCGTGCCGGGGTGGAACTGTCATCAGACAGCGTGCAACATTCAG
Protein-coding regions in this window:
- a CDS encoding STAS domain-containing protein translates to MSQDELTIDLRTEDGGDQLIFRLRGSLDLATSPTVRAALMDATEKGKRHIVVDLTQLEFLDSTGLGALIGAHRRASEHDGSLRLIVSDGPIARLLNITGLIRVLSVYHTLEDAKNDQSRVVATI
- a CDS encoding NAD-dependent malic enzyme, with protein sequence MDLARRHTKFFHVADDGSFEVSARGFDVLRTPEINKGTAFPEDERQALGLVGLLPPAILSIEQQAARAYEILEKLDDLGRYRFLTGVRDRNETLFFHIVASHMTEMLPVIYTPTVGLAIQQYSRQFRRPHGIFLSIDRQEEIEQAFHNADPGGEATIDLVVATDAEAILGIGDWGVGGIDICVGKLSVYTAAGGIDPQSAIPVVLDVGTDRQSLLDDPLYLGYRHPRVRGDAYRAFIDKYISTVLRLYPNALLHWEDLGAANARWILDRYRSSICTFNDDIQGTAGTVLAAVTSALKVTRGRLRDQTFVVFGAGTAGCGIADLLVNAMTSDGLSPHEAARRFWCVDRNGLLVESMNGVHDFQRPYARPASDCGHWQRDGDRGIALDEVVRQVKPTILIGSSGVTGAFTESVIREMAKHAPRPVILPLSNPTALAEAQPADVIAWTEGKALIATGSPFAPVIYNGVTYAIAQSNNAMLFPGLGLGTIAVRARLISDGMFMAAAQAIADMVNPWDLGASILPPISDVREVSVRVAIAVAEQALREGLARANPQDVEAAVRNAMWEPHYRPIRAV
- a CDS encoding Ldh family oxidoreductase, which codes for MAPVATAYQLTTEEKLKHFIVEVLERSGVARAHAEVVADVLSAADLRGIESHGVARLESYYVGRIRSGNLKPRPNYTIVRESPTSIVYDADNGLGHPVAKMAMEAVIAKAREFGAAFGAVRNSNHYGIAGYYAMMALEHDMIGMSSTNSVKYAAATFGREVVLGTNPFAFAIPAGNEPAFVLDFATTTVPKGKLEVMKRKQKKLEPGWAIDADGNMTYDPDEALRGALLPLGGFGTEGGGHKGFGMGLLADILCGVLSGGCFGPTLPFAHETQEGAISHWFGAFRVDGFRDVDEFKADMDAELRYFKESSAARGAQRIMVAGEPEILKAAYHRQYGVPVHAKVWDGLQRLASELDIPFDIGR
- a CDS encoding NAD-dependent malic enzyme, producing MPHSPISFSLIMRIEMANNPGSFGVLTNAIHDAGGTISALDMHTATKERVVRDVTISVPSDVVADAVRAAIEALDGARIVSASDATFLAHLGGKIRVAPKIPVKNRQDLSTVYTPGVARVSMAIAADPGKAFQLTIKRNTVAVVTDGSAVLGLGDIGPLGALPVMEGKAMLFRQFGDIDAFPICLDTKDVDEIVETVVRIAPVFGGINLEDISAPRCFEIEERLIEALDIPVMHDDQHGTAVVILAALINAAKVVGKPLEELQVVISGSGAAGTATIKMLLDAGVRDVVPVDRSGALTREGRYDSPYKQWLVEHCNRENRRGSLRDVLPGVDVFIGVSAPGILQPEDVARMARDPIIFAMANPIPEIMPDLVAPYAAVVATGRSDFPNQVNNLLAFPGIFRGALDVRARRITERMKRAAAFAIAGTVGDEERCAEYIIPSIFDPRVCDAVGKAVAAAAVEEGVARKAAPV
- a CDS encoding heterodisulfide reductase-related iron-sulfur binding cluster, which gives rise to MIAARGFSGEDQPDASIFNQCIRCGFCLPTCPTYLETYVETSGPRGRISLIKSVAEGRIDLLSPGFVEQMEQCLDCRACEAVCPSGVRYGQLVETARTQIQKAREPQLPARTRRMRALLLNTLFRRLDVLRGAASLLRFAQRTHLTGLAGLFGLGDAAKLAPRIEDRYFVPSNQRYEAKTPEGVAFLHAGCIAQVAFARVHEASVRLLVRAKMSVTVPSDQGCCGAIAVHAGEMPLGRELAKRNIAAFERSGADVYVVNAAGCGSALKEYGELFAGDPEWAQRARRFSQRVRDVTEVLDAMDLTPPLRGNLAEVTYQEPCHLAHAQRVTAAPRRLLAKIPGLRLVEMAESAVCCGSAGIYNLTQPAMSRRLRDRKIENVTRTGATVVATANPGCALQVSAGLRDAGAKVRVAHVVELLDEAYGD
- a CDS encoding malate dehydrogenase; this translates as MKKRIKVAVTGAAGQIGYQLIFRVANGEMFGPQTELELHLLEIEQALGTLRGTLMELEDGAFPLLKNVQYGSNPEAMMRDVDWAILVGAVPRKGDMQRSDLLRINGKIFTEQGRAIEANAADDVRVFVVGNPANTNCLIAMNNAPSVPKDRFFAMTTLDELRARTQLAKKAGVDVSEVSQVVVWGNHSATQFPDFHHAKIGGRPAREVINDDEWLHGKFISTVQNRGTQVIQARLASSAASAAHATVTGVYRLTHDTPPNEYYSVGRCSTGEYGIDPGLIFSFPSRTENGVSKIVEGLEINEHARKMIAGTLDELRKEREACIELGLIPAEAAIKAV